The Neurospora crassa OR74A linkage group IV, whole genome shotgun sequence genome has a segment encoding these proteins:
- a CDS encoding myosin regulatory light chain cdc4 yields the protein MASTNYKEAFSLFDKRGNGRVALDSLGDLLRACGQNPTLAEIRELEKNVGGDFDFETFQRVLNRPGGFRDPGEPEEYCRGFQVFDKDMTGFIGVGQLKYILTNLGEKMTDEEVDELLKAVDTSSGQVNYTELVRTILAN from the exons ATG GCTTCTACCAACTACAAGGAGGCGTTCTCCCTGTTCGACAAGCGCGGCAACGGCCGTGTTGCCCTCGACAGCTTGGGTGACCTGCTCCGCGCTTGCGGCCAGAACCCCACGCTCGCCGAGATCCGCGAGCTCGAGAAGAACGTTGGTGGTGATT TCGACTTCGAGACCTTCCAGCGCGTCCTCAACCGGCCAGGTGGCTTCCGTGATCCCGGCGAGCCCGAAGAGTACTGCCGCGGTTTCCAGGTGTTTGATAAGGACATGACGGGTTTCATCGGCGTTGGACAGCTCAAGTACATCTTGACAAACCTTGGCGAGAAGATGACGGACGAGGAGGTAGACGAGCTCCTCAAGGCCGTTGATACTAGCTCCGGCCAGGTGAACTATACCG AGCTTGTCCGGACCATCCTTGCCAACTAA
- a CDS encoding ammonium transporter, with translation MTVSPVLAAWEACDKTDTLFVLICTVICWTIVPTVGIAYSGYTWKRNALHAAMPAILTIATCSIQWFIVGYTLAYGEGGWFFGSLKHFFHKDVLSEPVGRIPAILFSEFQLVFEATVCAIAVGGFCERGRLLPVIPFIFLWATFIYCPLAHMVWGGGLLGENLGVLDFAGGTPVHVCSGATATAISIYLSYPLFRSRKSDVRTPTHIRIHRPGNSFFQLLSLIIIWGSWLAFDAGTTLALNFQSVMALCVTNLCAASGALTWNLITFYETGKWSVDSTFMGAISGLVMITPSAGFIDMPTACFFGIFGAVLCRQALRIKFTKFAHHWRWVDNGDTFATHCIGGVAATIMTGLFAQKELAAYGGVEVAGGVIFDGNIRQLWVQMVEAVVGFTWAFCGSYIIIALIDCVPGLEVLAVDKHISQGLDMNEVEEFLGNLEYPDEVDYAPTARGTISLE, from the exons ATGACGGTGTCACCCGTTCTTGCAGCCTGGGAGGCTTGCGACAAGACAGACACTCTCTTCGTCCTCATCTGCACCGTCATCTGCTGGACCATTGTACCAACT GTCGGCATAGCCTACTCAGGATACACATGGAAGCGCAACGCCCTACACGCCGCCATGCCCGCCATCCTCACCATTGCGACTTGCTCGATCCAGTGGTTCATTGTTGGATACACACTAGCCTACGGCGAGGGCGGCTGGTTCTTTGGTTCCCTCAAGCACTTCTTTCATAAGGATGTGCTTTCCGAGCCGGTAGGAAGAATACCGGCCATTTTATTCAGCGAGTTTCAGTTGGTTTTTGAGGCAACGGTTTGTGCAATTGCTGTGGGCGGATTCTGCGAGAGGGGGAGGCTGTTGCCGGTTATTCCGTTCATCTTT CTGTGGGCGACATTTATCTACTGCCCGCTGGCACATATGGTCTGGGGCGGAGGCTTGCTTGGAGAGAATTTAGGCGTGCTGGACTTTGCAGGAG GAACTCCCGTCCACGTCTGCTCCGGCGCCACCGCGACCGCCATCAGCATCTACCTCTCCTACCCGCTCTTCCGCTCGCGCAAGTCCGACGTGCGTACGCCCACCCACATCCGCATCCACCGACCGGGTAACTCTTTCTTCCAGCTTCTGTCCTTAATCATCATCTGGGGCTCCTGGCTCGCCTTCGATGCGGGAACCACCCTGGCCCTCAACTTCCAGTCCGTCATGGCCCTCTGCGTCACCAACTTGTGCGCCGCCTCGGGCGCACTGACCTGGAACCTCATCACCTTCTACGAGACGGGCAAGTGGTCCGTCGATTCGACCTTCATGGGCGCCATTTCCGGTCTTGTCATGATCACCCCCTCGGCTGGGTTCATCGACATGCCGACCGCCTGTTTCTTTGGTATTTTTGGGGCTGTGCTCTGTCGTCAGGCGTTGAGGATCAAGTTCACCAAGTTTGCGCATCATTGGAGGTGGGTTGACAATGGTGATACGTTTGCGACGCACTGCATTGGTGGTGTGGCTGCAACCATTATGACGGGACTGTTTGCGCAGAAGGAGCTCGCTGCGTATGGTGGTGTGGAGGTTGCGGGTGGTGTCATCTTCGATGGCAATATTCGTCAACTTTGGGTGCAGATGGTTGaggctgttgttggtttCACATGGGCGTTTTGCGGGTCGTATATCATTATTGCTTTGATTGATTGCGTTCCTGGGCTTGAGGTTTTGGCTGTTGATAA ACACATTAGCCAAGGCCTTGATATGAACGAGGTTGAAGAGTTTTTGGGTAACTTGGAGTATCCTGATGAAGTTGACTATGCACCAACTGCAAGGGGAACCATTTCTCTGGAATAA
- the fes-1 gene encoding ubiquinol-cytochrome c reductase iron-sulfur subunit, which translates to MAPVSIVSRAAMRAAAAPARAVRALTTSTALQGSSSSTFESPFKGESKAAKVPDFGKYMSKAPPSTNMLFSYFMVGTMGAITAAGAKSTIQEFLKNMSASADVLAMAKVEVDLNAIPEGKNVIIKWRGKPVFIRHRTPAEIEEANKVNVATLRDPETDADRVKKPEWLVMLGVCTHLGCVPIGEAGDYGGWFCPCHGSHYDISGRIRKGPAPLNLEIPLYEFPEEGKLVIG; encoded by the exons ATGGCGCCCGTCTCGATCGTTTCCCGCGCCGCCATGcgcgccgctgccgcccccGCCCGGGCCGTTCGCGCTCTCACCACCTCGACTGCCCTCCAGggttcctcgtcctccaccTTCGAGAGCCCCTTCAAGGGCGAGAGCAAGGCCGCCAAGGTCCCCGACTTCGGCAAATACATGAGCAAGGCGCCCCCCAGCACCAACATGCTCTTCTCCTACTTCATGGTCGGCACCATGGGCGCCatcaccgccgccggcgcCAAGTCCACCATCCAGG AGTTCCTCAAGAACATGTCGGCTTCCGCTGATGTCTTGGCCATGGccaaggttgaggttgaccTCAACGCCATCCCCGAGGGCAAGAAC GTCATCATCAAGTGGCGTGGCAAGCCCGTCTTCATCCGTCACCGTACCCCTGCGGAGATCGAAGAGGCCAACAAGGTCAACGTTGCCACCCTCCGTGACCCCGAGACCGACGCCGACCGTGTCAAGAAGCCCGAGTGGCTCGTCATGCTTG GCGTCTGCACCCACTTGGGTTGCGTTCCCATCGGCGAGGCCGGTGACTACGGTGGCTGGTTCTGCCCTTGCCACGGTTCTCACTACGATATCTCTGGCCGTATCAGGAAAGGACCTGCCCCTCTGAACCTCGAGATCCCTCTCTACGAGTTCCCTGAGGAGGGCAAGCTTGTCATTGGTTAA
- a CDS encoding ThiJ/PfpI family protein, with amino-acid sequence MSAPKVLVVLTSHDKLGNTGKPTGWYLSEFSHPYDVLNSASVSLTVASPRGGLAPVDPSSIEAAKDDQVSQNFIKSETTKPLFEQTRPLSEFVGNPSAIAPYSAIFFPGGHGPMYDLATSSESQQLIREFWDAGKTVAAVCHGPAALVNVKLSDGSHLLKGRKVTGFTNDEEDQVGLTKVMPFLLEDKLKEAVGTEGAFEKAEQPWAEKVVVDAGGRLITGQNPASAKGVGEAIVKSIKAQN; translated from the exons atGTCTGCTCCCAaggtcctcgtcgtcctcaccTCTCACGACAAGCTCGGTAACACTGGCAAGCCTACTGGCTGGTACTTG TCTGAATTCTCCCACCCCTACGACGTCCTCAACTCCGCCTCCGTCTCCCTGACCGTCGCCTCCCCTCGCGGCGGTCTCGCCCCTGTCGACCCCTCCTCCATCGAGGCCGCCAAGGACGACCAAGTCAGCCAGAACTTCATCAAGTCGGAAACCACCAAGCCCCTTTTCGAACAAACCCGCCCCCTCTCCGAGTTTGTCGGTAACCCCTCCGCCATCGCCCCCTATTcagccatcttcttccctgGTGGCCACGGCCCCATGTACGACTTGGCCACCTCCTCCGAATCTCAGCAACTCATTCGCGAGTTTTGGGATGCGGGCAAGACAGTGGCTGCTGTGTGCCACGGTCCGGCGGCGCTGGTGAATGTGAAGCTCAGCGACGGTAGCCACTTGCTGAAGGGTAGGAAGGTGACGGGTTTCACgaatgacgaggaggatcaGGTTGGACTGACCAAGGTGATGCCTTTCCTGTTGGAGGACAAGTTGAAGGAGGCGGTCGGGACCGAGGGAGCGTTTGAGAAGGCAGAACAGCCGTGGGCCGAaaaggtggttgttgatgcgGGCGGAAGGTTGATCACGGGCCAGAACCCTGCTTCTGCTAAGGGAGTTGGTGAGGCTATTGTGAAGTCCATTAAGGCTCAGAACTAA
- a CDS encoding PQ loop repeat protein — protein sequence MESFLQGDVCQDLREISVVNLIVSIVIVIGMLISYLPQHVRIISRGTSEGISPYFVLLGTTSATSAFANILLLPKSRQDIACCKEVETFHCVAGLLGIAQLGVQWICFTFIFVLFLVFFRYNAVDDPDSEAALVEEQPRWQTALLVASLTLLHGLAVIVVTGILSTIAHDKLAIWANVLGVMAALLAAVQYIPQIWTTYHLKHIGSLSIPMMCMQTPGGFVFAGSLFARLGWAGWSSWGIFVLTATMQGLLLSMAIYYEIQARKESKDHAPGRSTSHPEHYANNQEQLQATMDRQDSDAAAETTPLLK from the exons ATGGAGTCCTTCTTGCAGGGGGACGTCTGCCAGGACCTCCGCGAGATAAGCGTCGTCAACCTAATAGTTTCCAT TGTCATTGTCATTGGAATGCTCATCAGCTACCTGCCACAGCATGTTCGTATCATATCAAGAGGCACATCGGAAGGGATATCGCCCTACTTCGTTTTGCTGGGGACAACATCGGCAACATCTGCGTTTGCAAATATTCTCCTACTGCCCAAGTCTCGTCAGGATATCGCTTGCTGCAAAGAGGTCGAGACCTTCCATTGCGTGGCTGGCCTACTTGGTATCGCGCAATTGGGAGTTCAATGGATATGCTTCACATTCAT TTTCGTCCTCTTTTTGGTTTTCTTCCGATACAACGCAGTGGACGACCCGGATAGCGAGGCGGCGCTGGTCGAAGAACAGCCAAGGTGGCAGACCGCTCTCTTGGTGGCATCTCTCACTCTGCTGCACGGCCTTGCAGTCATTGTCGTCACGGGTATTCTGAGCACCATCGCCCACGATAAGCTCGCAATCTGGGCAAACGTGCTCGGCGTCATGGCTGCTCTGCTAGCCGCTGTCCAGTACATCCCTCAGATCTGGACCACGTACCATCTGAAGCACATTGGCAGCTTGAGCATTCCGATGATGTGCATGCAGACCCCGGGCGGATTTGTCTTCGCAGGCAGCCTGTTTGCGCGGCTAGGATGGGCCGGATGGAGCTCGTGGGGCATTTTTGTCTTGACCGCGACGATGCAAGGCTTGTTGCTCTCCATGGCCATTTACTACGAAATCCAGGCGCGCAAGGAGTCCAAGGACCATGCGCCTGGCCGATCCACCTCGCATCCTGAGCACTACGCGAATAACCAGGAGCAGTTGCAGGCTACTATGGACCGGCAGGACAGTGACGCTGCTGCTGAGACTACCCCGCTGCTCAAGTAA
- a CDS encoding S-adenosylmethionine-dependent methyltransferase, whose protein sequence is MSIFGRSTFSSAGYAAFRPSYPSVLYDRVLRFHGKEAPSSPSPSSSSPAAGTLLDLGCGHGLVARALAPYFNRVIALDPSAGMIEQARKLTGDNSKITFKQGGAEDLSFLDDNAVDCVVAGQAAHWFDYSKVWPALARVVKRGGTLAFWGYKDHIIVGRPETTPIFDRFIYGETEPVPGVESMMCFWEQPGRNILRDSLREVVPPEREWEHVVRIAWDPNRETGDISDAPEEATWLRRRLKLGELASYIRTFSAFSGWGSAHPQMKCRADGGEGDIVDLMFDEVVAAVPEWKAAGDRWAEIEVDAIWGTVLLMAKRR, encoded by the exons ATGTCCATCTTCGG CCGCTCGACGTTCTCCTCTGCTGGGTATGCTGCCTTTCGGCCCTCATATCCCTCGGTTCTTTACGACCGGGTGTTGAGATTTCACGGCAAAGAggccccttcctccccatcaccatcgtcgtcttcgccgGCAGCTGGAACACTGCTAGACCTTGGCTGCGGACATGGCTTAGTGGCGCGCGCACTCGCTCCCTATTTCAACCGTGTTATCGCCCTTGATCCTTCGGCCGGCATGATTGAACAGGCTCGCAAGCTAACCGGCGACAACTCCAAGATTACGTTCAAGCAAGGCGGAGCCGAGGACCTTTCTTTCCTTGACGACAATGCCGTTGACTGTGTGGTTGCTGGCCAAGCGGCGCATTGGTTTGACTACTCCAAGGTCTGGCCAGCACTTGCACGGGTCGTGAAGCGCGGCGGAACCCTGGCTTTCTGGGGTTACAAGGACCACATCATCGTTGGGCGGCCGGAAACAACGCCCATCTTTGACAGGTTCATCTACGGCGAGACAGAGCCGGTGCCGGGCGTGGAAAGCATGATGTGCTTTTGGGAACAACCCGGCCGGAACATATTACGGGATTCACTGCGGGAGGTGGTCCCTCCCGAGAGGGAATGGGAACATGTGGTCCGTATTGCTTGGGATCCCAATCGTGAGACGGGCGACATTAGCGATGCTCCGGAAGAGGCCACTTGGTTGCGTCGGAGGCTCAAGTTGGGCGAGTTGGCGAGCTATATTCGCACGTTCAGTGCCTTCAGTGGTTGGGGAAGCGCCCATCCCCAGATGAAGTGCAGGGCGGACGGAGGAGAGGGCGACATTGTTGACTTGATGTTTGACGAGGTTGTTGCTGCGGTGCCGGAATGGAAAGCGGCGGGGGATCGATGGGCCGAAATCGAGGTTGATGCTATTTGGGGAACCGTTTTGTTGATGGCGAAGAGACGATGA
- the dim-8 gene encoding DNA damage-binding protein 1, with the protein MAYVAPIHRPSSVRHALRINLLSPEEESLIIAKTNRIEIWKLADGHLSMIHSKVINGTITILQKLQPKDHPTDLLFVGTDQFEYFTAEWDRETQQLKTLNRFSDPGERHMRDSQSQNKCIVDPSGRFMAMHLWEGVLSVWRLGNRKNTATTLDILVQVRLSELFIKGSTFLYTETGIPKVAFLYRNQANSNETKLATYRLTSDDRHTEISKFDPTRDREIDADVEDPGAGILIPVKKVEEEVKRHHFRNTEQAKPHVGGLIVVGETRLLYIDEVTKTQVESALREPSIFVAWAEYDPTHYFLSDDYGNLHLLTILTEGAVVTGMDVSNIGKTARAHVLTYLGDDMLFVGSHYGNSQLYRLNLLSEDLSEILQLVQVLENIGPVTDFTVMDMGNRENDSQLGNEYSSGQARIVTASGVFKDGTLRSVRSGVGLQDIAILGELQHTRALFSLQSYNSPRVDTLVASFLTDTRIFKFDPHGEIEEVDNYYGMDLQHQTLLATNLDNGQLLQVTTAAATLLDAESGVTIASWAPEGDRQIINASANKHWLLLSVQGTTLVSINIDNDLTVVQEKDISEQDQIACIHVAPQLSDVGVVGFWTSGTVSIIDMSTLEPIHGESLRRSADDASIPRDLVLAKVLPNAPGMTLFIAMEDGNVVTFNIGEDLTFSGRKSVILGTREARFHLLPQQDGIYSIFATTEHPSLIYGSEGRIIYSAVTAEDATCVCPFDSEAFPGAVILSTENEIRISEIDTARQTHVRSLELGEMVRRIAYSPSEKGFGLGCIRREVVNGEEIIHSSFKLVDEILFARVGKEFMLGTSSYSELVEDVIRAELPDSYGNLVERFIVGTSFLEDPDRGAGTDKRGRILVFGIDSNRDPYLVLKHELKGGCRALAVMGSKIVAALHKTVVISQYEETSSTEAHLVKLASYRCTTYPVDIAVHGNMIAVADMMKSATLVEYVPAKTGGEKSEAPKLVECARHRHSAWATAVAHVEGESWLEADANGNLIVLQRNAEGVTVEDQRQLRITSELNLGEQVNKIRPIKVETSPNAIIIPRAFLATAEGGIYMFGTIAREQDLLLRFQDKLAAVIKTVGELDFNSYRAFRNAERGPEADGTTGPVRFLDGELLERFLDVDEKTQKEICEGLGPSVEQMRNMVEELRRMH; encoded by the exons ATGGCCTACGTCGCCCCGATTCACCGGCCGAGCAGCGTGCGGCACGCTCTGCGTATCAACCTTTTGTcgcccgaggaggagagctTGATTATCGC GAAAACAAATCGCATCGAAATATGGAAGCTTGCCGACGGTCATCTGTCCATGATCCATTCCAAGGTTATCAACGGGACCATCACGATTCTCCAAAAGCTCCAGCCTAAAGACCACCCGACCGACCTCCTCTTCGTTGGCACCGATCAGTTCGAATACTTTACGGCAGAATGGGATCGCGAAACCCAACAGCTAAAAACCCTGAACCGATTCAGCGATCCGGGCGAGCGCCACATGCGCGATTCCCAAAGTCAAAACAAATGCATCGTCGATCCCAGCGGAAGGTTCATGGCCATGCACCTATGGGAAGGGGTCTTGTCGGTTTGGCGGCTGGGTAACCGCAAGAACACGGCGACGACACTTGACATATTGGTACAAGTGCGCCTGTCCGAGCTCTTCATCAAGGGCAGCACCTTCCTGTACACCGAGACCGGCATTCCCAAGGTTGCCTTCCTCTACCGGAATCAAGCCAACTCCAACGAAACCAAGCTGGCGACGTACCGTCTCACGTCGGACGACCGGCACACAGAGATTTCCAAGTTTGATCCCACGAGAGACCGAGAGATCGACGCTGATGTGGAAGATCCCGGTGCGGGCATACTGATTCCGGTCAAAaaggttgaagaggaggtcAAGAGGCACCATTTCCGTAATACGGAGCAAGCGAAGCCCCATGTCGGTGGTCTAATAGTTGTTGGCGAAACGCGGTTGCTGTACATTGACGAAGTGACCAAAACGCAGGTCGAGTCCGCCCTCAGGGAACCCTCGATATTTGTCGCTTGGGCAGAGTACGATCCTACTCACTACTTCTTATCGGATGACTACGGAAACTTACATTTGCTCACCATCTTGACGGAGGGCGCAGTGGTCACTGGAATGGATGTCTCCAACATTGGAAAGACAGCCCGCGCACACGTCTTGACGTACTTGGGCGACGACATGTTGTTTGTCGGTTCGCACTACGGCAATTCACAGCTTTATCGGCTCAACCTTCTAAGCGAGGATCTCAGTGAAATCCTGCAACTGGTCCAGGTGCTAGAGAATATCGGTCCTGTTACGGATTTCACCGTGATGGACATGGGCAATCGGGAAAACGACAGCCAGCTGGGCAATGAGTACTCTTCTGGCCAAGCCCGTATTGTCACAGCAAGTGGTGTCTTCAAGGACGGAACCTTGCGAAGTGTGCGAAGCGGTGTTGGTTTACAGGACATTGCAATCCTGGGTGAACTGCAGCACACTCGGGcgctcttctccctccagtCTTACAACTCTCCACGCGTGGATACGCTGGTCGCGTCCTTCTTGACGGATACCCGAATATTCAAGTTCGACCCTCACGGAGAGATCGAGGAAGTTGACAATTACTACGGGATGGACCTACAGCATCAAACACTACTGGCGACGAACCTCGACAATGGGCAACTGCTTCAGGTGACGACGGCCGCGGCTACTCTTCTTGACGCTGAAAGCGGAGTCACGATAGCATCGTGGGCTCCTGAAGGCGACAGGCAGATCATCAACGCTTCAGCTAACAAACACTGGCTGCTCTTGTCTGTGCAAGGCACTACCCTGGTCTCCATCAACATTGATAACGACTTGACGGTTGTGCAAGAGAAGGACATCAGTGAACAGGATCAGATAGCCTGCATCCACGTGGCGCCTCAGCTATCGGATGTGGGCGTGGTGGGGTTTTGGACGTCCGGAACGGTGTCCATTATCGATATGAGCACCCTGGAACCGATACACGGCGAATCACTCCGCCGCAGCGCAGACGATGCTTCCATACCGCGTGATCTCGTCTTGGCCAAGGTGCTTCCCAATGCGCCTGGAATGACCTTGTTCATTGCCATGGAGGATGGAAATGTAGTCACGTTCAACATTGGCGAAGACCTGACCTTTTCTGGACGGAAGAGTGTCATCCTTGGTACCAGGGAGGCGCGCTTCCATTTACTGCCACAGCAGGATGGGATCTACAGCATCTTCGCGACGACTGAGCACCCCAGTCTTATCTACGGCTCAGAAGGGCGGATTATCTACTCGGCTGTGACGGCTGAGGACGCTACCTGTGTCTGTCCCTTTGACTCTGAGGCTTTCCCAGGGGCTGTCATTTTGTCTACCGAGAACGAGATCAGGATTTCCGAGATTGACACAGCCAGACAGACGCACGTGCGATCTTTGGAATTGGGAGAGATGGTGCGTAGAATCGCCTACTCGCCTAGTGAAAAGGGTTTCGGACTCGGATGTATCAGGAGAGAGGTAGTCAATGGCGAGGAGATCATTCACAGCTCTTTTAAGCTGGTTGATGAGATCTTATTTGCGAGGGTTGGCAAGGAGTTCATGCTCGGAACATCGTCGTACTCCGAACTAGTGGAGGACGTCATCCGAGCAGAGCTGCCTGACTCTTATGGAAATCTTGTGGAGAGGTTTATCGTCGGTACAAGCTTCCTGGAGGATCCTGACCGTGGCGCTGGTACGGACAAGCGCGGTAGGATCTTGGTGTTCGGGATCGACAGCAACCGGGATCCGTACTTGGTCCTCAAGCACGAGCTGAAAGGCGGCTGTCGCGCTCTGGCGGTCATGGGCAGCAAAATCGTGGCTGCACTCCACAAGACAGTGGTTATCAGCCAGTACGAGGAAACGTCAAGCACTGAGGCCCATCTCGTCAAGCTCGCGTCTTATCGGTGCACAACTTATCCGGTCGACATCGCGGTGCATGGCAACAtgattgctgttgctgataTGATGAAGTCGGCTACACTGGTCGAGTACGTCCCGGCCAAAACCGGAGGGGAGAAGTCCGAAGCCCCCAAGTTGGTAGAGTGCGCGAGACACAGGCATTCTGCGTGGGCAACGGCCGTGGCTCACGTTGAGGGCGAGTCTTGGCTTGAAGCTGATGCCAATGGCAATCTGATCGTGCTTCAACGCAATGCTGAGGGCGTGACAGTGGAGGACCAGCGGCAACTGAGGATAACAAGCGAGCTCAACCTGGGAGAACAGGTGAACAAAATACGCCCGATCAAGGTCGAGACTAGCCCGAACGCCATCATCATTCCTCGAGCGTTCTTGGCCACG GCGGAAGGCGGTATTTACATGTTTGGTACGATTGCGCGCGAACAAGACCTCTTACTTCGGTTCCAGGATAAACTGGCGGCGGTGATCAAGACAGTTGGCGAACTCGATTTCAACTCCTACAGGGCATTCCGCAATGCGGAAAGGGGGCCCGAGGCAGATGGAACGACTGGGCCGGTCAGGTTCCTGGATGGGGAGTTGCTGGAGAGGTTTTTGGATGTGGATGAGAAGACGCAGAAGGAGATCTGCGAAGGTCTTGGGCCGAGCGTTGAGCAGATGCGCAATATGGTAGAGGAGCTACGGAGGATGCACTGA